One stretch of Legionella birminghamensis DNA includes these proteins:
- a CDS encoding HypC/HybG/HupF family hydrogenase formation chaperone, with translation MCLALPAQITQLLENDRAIINIGGITKDISTVLLDEVAEGDYVIIHVGYALTRLDEQEARKTLNLFAQMLKDASE, from the coding sequence ATGTGTTTAGCTTTACCCGCTCAAATTACCCAGCTTCTTGAAAATGACAGAGCCATCATCAATATAGGCGGCATCACAAAAGATATCTCAACTGTATTATTAGATGAGGTCGCTGAGGGCGATTACGTCATTATTCATGTAGGATATGCTTTAACACGATTAGATGAACAAGAAGCCCGTAAAACCTTAAATTTATTTGCACAAATGTTGAAGGATGCTTCTGAATGA
- a CDS encoding alpha/beta fold hydrolase produces the protein MTTQTAYKSDKARVKALASYAEILTQWPVPYEDHVVETSFGETYMIVSGAQEAKPLILLHGGGGNSTMFIDNVAALSKHFRIYAIDIIGEAGKSAGTRPSKITEYSIWLKEVLDALDISKAALCGASLGGTFAHQFALAFPQYVDSLILLAPPSLLKMRFSFIFRFILANMLPTTLFAKNFLHYMSSRGFEFPEQSVQAFVIQVQAYKLNTTKIPIISDYDLAHLPARTLLFIGEDEVLYDTEKVASRVRSVAPFVTIAIIAEAKHMVSVDQPDLVNERIIQFLS, from the coding sequence ATGACAACTCAAACAGCTTATAAGTCGGATAAGGCGAGGGTAAAGGCACTTGCATCCTATGCAGAGATTCTTACTCAATGGCCAGTTCCCTACGAAGATCATGTAGTTGAAACTAGCTTCGGGGAAACGTACATGATTGTATCAGGGGCTCAGGAGGCTAAGCCACTCATACTATTACATGGAGGCGGCGGAAACTCTACAATGTTTATTGATAATGTTGCTGCTCTCTCTAAACACTTTCGAATTTATGCGATAGATATTATTGGTGAAGCAGGTAAAAGTGCTGGAACCAGACCCTCCAAGATTACTGAATATTCCATTTGGTTAAAAGAGGTTTTAGATGCACTAGATATTAGCAAAGCCGCGCTATGTGGTGCGTCTCTTGGGGGGACGTTTGCTCATCAATTTGCATTAGCATTTCCTCAATACGTTGACTCGCTTATATTGCTTGCACCACCCTCACTCTTAAAAATGCGATTCTCATTTATATTTCGCTTTATTCTCGCAAATATGTTACCCACCACACTGTTTGCTAAAAATTTTTTACACTACATGTCCTCAAGAGGTTTCGAATTTCCAGAACAATCAGTACAAGCTTTTGTAATTCAAGTGCAAGCATACAAGCTTAATACAACTAAAATTCCTATTATTTCAGATTATGATTTAGCTCATCTTCCAGCTCGTACACTGCTATTTATTGGTGAAGATGAAGTACTCTATGACACAGAAAAAGTTGCATCGCGCGTCCGTTCAGTTGCTCCATTTGTTACAATTGCTATCATTGCAGAGGCAAAACATATGGTTTCTGTGGATCAACCTGACCTGGTCAATGAAAGAATTATTCAATTTTTGAGTTAA
- the dusA gene encoding tRNA dihydrouridine(20/20a) synthase DusA, with translation MSSDAIFSPLAIAPMIDWTNTHFRVLMRLIAPKALLYTEMQTPGAIRHKPERALGFDACEQPLALQLGGSVPEVLAECARIAEEKGFAEVNLNLGCPSDRVLAGRFGACMMQEPQLVSECIAAMKEAVSIPVSAKTRIGIDLQDSYEFFAQFAEKIISAGADKLIIHARKAWLHGLNPKQNRTIPPINYDYVYRLKKEFSTVPVIVNGNISTISAIESHLEHVDGVMLGRLACDNPYALAEIHRRIYPDILISSRFVIFQKYSDYAKAQLDKSVPLSVLLKPVFNLCHGQPGNKQWKALLQSMLQNKDASLLDIAAEWLANQGCVKTEQEEMC, from the coding sequence ATGTCAAGCGATGCAATTTTCTCTCCATTGGCCATTGCACCAATGATCGATTGGACGAATACCCATTTTCGGGTCTTAATGCGTCTGATAGCGCCAAAAGCATTGCTTTATACGGAGATGCAAACCCCCGGGGCTATTCGTCATAAGCCAGAGCGTGCACTTGGCTTTGATGCCTGCGAACAACCACTGGCTCTACAACTGGGCGGATCAGTTCCTGAAGTGCTGGCTGAATGTGCCAGAATTGCGGAAGAAAAAGGCTTTGCTGAAGTAAACCTGAATCTGGGTTGCCCCAGTGACCGTGTTTTGGCAGGCCGTTTCGGCGCCTGCATGATGCAGGAGCCACAGTTGGTAAGCGAGTGTATTGCCGCGATGAAGGAAGCGGTCAGTATTCCGGTTAGCGCTAAAACCCGGATAGGTATTGATTTACAGGACAGTTATGAGTTTTTCGCGCAATTTGCTGAAAAAATTATTTCTGCCGGCGCCGATAAACTGATCATCCATGCACGTAAAGCCTGGCTGCATGGGCTTAATCCAAAGCAGAATCGAACAATTCCCCCAATTAACTATGACTATGTGTATCGTTTAAAGAAAGAATTTTCAACTGTTCCTGTCATTGTTAATGGAAATATATCAACGATTTCTGCAATTGAGTCGCATCTGGAGCACGTGGATGGCGTGATGCTGGGTCGACTGGCCTGTGATAATCCTTATGCCCTTGCAGAAATACACAGACGTATTTATCCTGATATCTTAATCTCAAGTCGGTTTGTCATTTTCCAAAAATATAGTGACTATGCAAAAGCCCAATTAGATAAATCTGTCCCTCTCTCTGTCCTGTTAAAGCCTGTTTTCAATTTATGTCATGGCCAGCCAGGGAATAAACAGTGGAAGGCTTTGCTGCAGTCCATGTTGCAGAATAAAGATGCCTCTCTGCTGGATATTGCAGCGGAGTGGCTGGCGAATCAAGGGTGTGTTAAAACTGAACAGGAGGAAATGTGTTAA
- a CDS encoding FAD/NAD(P)-binding protein has translation MINPDVDPYLPIEAEIIERTQESATIFTLHLRFTEPEYHERFIFYPGQFNMLYLYGVGEVAISIVSDPENKQTLTHTIRAIGRVTRALQKLQPGDRIGVRGPYGRGWPLEEVRGKDVVVVTGGLGCAPSVSIIDYILARRSQYGNLSILQGVKHSDDFIFRKRYALWQKSPHTKIYIAADQAGPKWPWSVGYVTDMIDKIELDLQNTVAMMCGPEMMMKTAINLLSKKGVSEHQIYLSMERNMECGIGQCGHCQYGGFFICKDGPVFAYSQIKQLFHEPGF, from the coding sequence GTGATTAATCCGGATGTGGATCCCTATTTGCCGATAGAAGCCGAGATTATAGAACGAACTCAAGAATCGGCTACTATTTTTACTCTGCATCTGCGGTTTACTGAGCCAGAATATCACGAACGATTTATCTTTTATCCTGGCCAATTCAATATGCTTTATCTTTATGGCGTGGGTGAGGTTGCTATTTCCATTGTTTCGGATCCTGAAAACAAGCAAACTCTTACCCACACCATCAGAGCTATAGGGCGAGTGACCAGAGCATTACAAAAGCTACAACCTGGGGATAGAATTGGTGTCCGCGGACCTTATGGGCGGGGCTGGCCGCTCGAAGAAGTAAGGGGCAAGGATGTTGTTGTGGTAACAGGCGGACTAGGTTGTGCCCCTTCTGTATCGATTATCGATTATATTTTGGCAAGAAGATCACAATACGGAAATTTAAGTATTTTGCAGGGCGTAAAACACAGCGATGATTTTATTTTTAGAAAGCGTTATGCATTATGGCAGAAATCACCTCATACTAAAATTTATATTGCAGCAGATCAAGCAGGACCAAAATGGCCATGGAGTGTTGGCTATGTTACGGATATGATTGATAAAATAGAACTGGATCTGCAAAACACAGTTGCAATGATGTGTGGACCTGAAATGATGATGAAGACTGCAATTAATTTGCTCAGTAAAAAAGGAGTTTCAGAACATCAGATTTATCTGAGCATGGAGCGAAATATGGAATGCGGTATAGGACAATGCGGTCATTGCCAGTACGGTGGTTTTTTTATATGTAAAGACGGTCCTGTATTTGCATACTCACAAATCAAACAATTGTTCCATGAACCAGGATTTTAA
- a CDS encoding 4Fe-4S dicluster domain-containing protein, whose translation MDDKISYFLPHVQVQALLDALQHAGYSCVGPQVRDEAIVYDVLNHAEQLPWGIRDHQTPGSYCLENIPERKAFAFANGPQAIKPILFKPAETVWKVVRDNEGKLIFQPHQPSELPVAIIGARACDIAAMVIQDKVFIEGKYPDPRYKSRREQLFVVAVNCTYSSENCFCVSAGTGPEVRNPFDILMTEVENGFVVKTGSERGHAILMNLKLPKANTSQCKDAITNVDQAGAMQTKRIPLDNKPSLRDLLFANLNHSRWEEVAERCLSCGNCTSVCPTCFCHSEVEKPGLDGTSSEHQREWDSCFTSGHSALNGTVVRDDTRKQYRQWLTHKVGSWFDQFDTSGCVGCGRCTTWCPVGIDITEELAAISGESNIRITKK comes from the coding sequence ATGGATGACAAAATAAGCTATTTTTTACCGCATGTTCAAGTACAGGCGCTTCTTGATGCTTTACAGCATGCAGGGTACTCCTGTGTCGGCCCGCAAGTACGTGATGAGGCAATAGTGTACGATGTGCTCAATCACGCGGAGCAATTACCTTGGGGCATCCGTGATCACCAAACGCCAGGAAGCTATTGCCTGGAGAACATTCCCGAACGAAAAGCCTTTGCTTTTGCAAATGGTCCCCAGGCAATAAAACCCATTTTATTTAAACCGGCAGAAACTGTATGGAAAGTAGTTCGTGATAACGAAGGGAAATTAATTTTTCAACCGCATCAGCCCAGTGAACTACCCGTTGCCATTATCGGAGCACGCGCCTGTGATATAGCAGCGATGGTTATTCAGGATAAAGTCTTTATTGAGGGTAAATACCCTGATCCACGGTATAAGAGCCGTCGTGAACAATTATTTGTAGTGGCAGTGAATTGTACTTATTCATCTGAAAATTGTTTTTGTGTTTCAGCAGGAACCGGGCCAGAGGTCAGGAATCCTTTTGATATCCTTATGACTGAGGTTGAGAATGGGTTTGTGGTTAAAACAGGGAGTGAACGAGGTCATGCAATTCTTATGAATTTAAAATTACCCAAGGCAAACACCAGTCAATGCAAGGATGCTATAACCAATGTGGACCAGGCAGGAGCAATGCAAACGAAAAGAATTCCTTTGGATAATAAACCTTCTCTACGTGATTTATTGTTCGCAAATTTAAATCACTCGCGTTGGGAAGAAGTGGCTGAACGCTGTTTATCCTGTGGTAATTGTACTTCTGTATGCCCCACTTGTTTTTGTCATAGTGAAGTAGAAAAACCAGGTTTGGATGGTACAAGTAGTGAACATCAGCGCGAATGGGACTCATGTTTCACCTCTGGACACAGCGCTTTAAACGGGACAGTTGTTCGTGATGATACCCGTAAACAATATCGACAATGGCTAACCCACAAAGTAGGCAGCTGGTTTGATCAGTTTGATACAAGTGGATGCGTAGGATGCGGGCGTTGTACCACCTGGTGTCCCGTTGGAATTGATATTACTGAAGAATTGGCAGCTATTTCGGGAGAATCCAATATAAGGATAACAAAAAAGTGA
- the hypD gene encoding hydrogenase formation protein HypD, whose protein sequence is MKYIEEFRNNDYAKILAQEIAAIVDSNRHYQFMEFCGGHTHAIHRYGIPGLLPGNVEMIHGPGCPVCVLPMARTDKAITLASFPDVILCSYADMLRVPGTGQKSLLQAKASGADVRMIYSADDALKIAKENPRKEVVFFAIGFETTTPPTAFVIKQARKLKLANFSVFCNHVLTPVAMDSLLQSNEVKLDGFVGPAHVSIVIGSQPYEAVCNKYQKPIVISGFEPLDVLHSILLLIQQINEGRCEVEIQYTRAVNRLGNVISQQVMAEVLELRDQFEWRGLGYIPKSALQIRAEYSEFDAEKRFELPDFIAEEHKQCLCGAVLRGVKKPMECKLFAKLCVPENPLGSCMVSSEGACAAVYAYGRLTS, encoded by the coding sequence ATGAAATACATCGAAGAATTCCGCAATAATGATTATGCAAAAATACTTGCCCAGGAAATTGCGGCCATAGTTGACTCGAATCGGCACTATCAGTTCATGGAGTTTTGCGGGGGGCATACCCACGCTATCCATCGCTATGGAATTCCAGGTTTACTTCCAGGGAATGTTGAAATGATTCATGGGCCAGGATGTCCTGTTTGTGTATTACCTATGGCAAGAACAGATAAAGCTATCACACTGGCATCTTTCCCGGACGTTATCCTATGTAGTTATGCTGACATGTTGCGAGTACCAGGTACAGGGCAGAAAAGTCTATTGCAGGCTAAAGCCTCGGGTGCTGATGTTCGAATGATCTATTCGGCGGATGATGCTTTAAAAATTGCTAAAGAAAACCCGCGGAAAGAAGTGGTTTTTTTTGCTATTGGTTTTGAAACGACAACCCCGCCAACAGCTTTTGTAATCAAACAAGCCAGAAAATTGAAACTCGCTAATTTTAGTGTCTTTTGTAATCATGTTTTAACCCCTGTTGCCATGGACAGCTTGCTGCAATCCAATGAGGTCAAGCTGGATGGATTTGTCGGGCCCGCCCATGTCAGCATTGTGATTGGGAGTCAACCCTATGAAGCCGTGTGTAATAAATACCAAAAGCCTATTGTGATTTCAGGTTTTGAACCTTTAGATGTATTGCATTCTATTTTACTGTTAATTCAACAAATCAATGAAGGCCGATGTGAAGTTGAAATTCAGTATACCCGCGCCGTCAATCGCTTAGGCAATGTGATATCCCAACAGGTTATGGCGGAAGTTTTGGAGTTAAGGGACCAATTCGAATGGCGTGGTTTAGGGTATATTCCTAAAAGTGCATTACAAATAAGGGCAGAGTATTCTGAATTTGATGCAGAAAAACGTTTTGAGTTACCCGATTTTATAGCAGAAGAACATAAACAATGTCTTTGCGGGGCAGTACTTCGAGGTGTAAAAAAACCAATGGAATGTAAATTATTTGCCAAACTGTGTGTGCCAGAAAATCCTTTAGGCTCGTGCATGGTTTCATCAGAGGGTGCATGTGCTGCAGTGTATGCCTACGGAAGGTTGACTTCATGA
- a CDS encoding sulfhydrogenase subunit delta: MKPRLAVHKFTSCDGCQLAFLNAGEALLTLSELLDMVHFAEAGAVDIEAKVDIAFVEGSISTPDEIERIKKIRENSKYIITIGSCATAGGIQALRNIADSKDWVSNIYASPEYVKSLATSTAISQHVRVDYELWGCPVNGQQVLDAIRFLLSNATPRIKRDSECMECKRKGNVCVLVTKKQACMGPVTQTGCGSLCPSTGRGCYACYGPKENPNTQSLGHWFEQLGLTKEAIAQKFLHINNQAPPFNKAGNYFKGIKISNE, from the coding sequence ATGAAGCCCCGTTTGGCTGTGCACAAATTTACATCATGTGATGGATGTCAATTGGCATTTTTAAATGCAGGTGAAGCACTTCTAACATTGTCAGAACTTTTGGATATGGTTCATTTTGCTGAAGCGGGAGCGGTAGATATTGAGGCTAAGGTCGATATAGCTTTCGTTGAAGGCAGTATTTCAACGCCAGATGAAATTGAGCGCATCAAAAAAATTCGTGAAAACAGCAAATACATTATTACCATAGGCTCTTGTGCCACGGCTGGTGGAATCCAGGCTTTGCGTAATATTGCTGATTCTAAAGACTGGGTGTCCAATATTTATGCCTCTCCAGAATATGTTAAAAGTTTAGCCACTTCAACTGCGATTTCCCAGCATGTTAGGGTCGATTACGAACTATGGGGATGTCCTGTTAATGGGCAGCAAGTATTAGACGCAATTCGTTTTTTATTATCGAACGCCACGCCACGCATCAAGCGAGACTCTGAGTGTATGGAATGCAAGCGCAAAGGTAATGTATGTGTGTTGGTTACCAAAAAACAAGCCTGCATGGGGCCTGTAACCCAAACGGGTTGCGGCTCGTTATGTCCCTCGACAGGGCGAGGATGTTATGCTTGTTATGGTCCAAAAGAAAACCCGAATACACAATCTCTGGGGCATTGGTTTGAACAACTTGGGCTAACAAAAGAAGCCATTGCGCAAAAATTTTTACATATTAATAATCAGGCACCGCCATTTAATAAAGCGGGAAACTATTTTAAGGGAATTAAAATCAGTAATGAGTAA
- a CDS encoding hydrogenase maturation protease, producing the protein MNYIKVLGIGSPFGDDQVGWRVAESLKNQIALQVNISQYVFIETHDRPGIRLIELMKEASTIFIIDAVNSNSEIGTIHRFNNDDIFESENKFSTHDIGISQALQLGCALNLLPENIIFYGIEINTIEFGTNLSKPVEAAIEQVVAQLKHEIINMLSPFFPAF; encoded by the coding sequence ATGAATTATATAAAAGTTTTAGGCATTGGGTCGCCGTTTGGAGATGATCAGGTCGGGTGGAGGGTAGCAGAGTCTTTAAAAAATCAAATCGCTTTGCAGGTTAATATATCTCAATACGTGTTCATAGAAACTCATGATCGTCCAGGGATTCGGTTAATCGAGTTGATGAAAGAAGCCAGTACGATTTTTATAATTGACGCAGTAAACTCAAATAGTGAGATCGGAACAATTCATCGGTTTAATAACGATGACATTTTTGAGTCAGAAAATAAATTTTCAACTCACGATATCGGAATTTCACAAGCGCTTCAGTTGGGTTGCGCACTTAATCTCTTGCCAGAGAACATAATATTTTATGGAATAGAAATTAATACGATTGAATTCGGAACAAATCTTTCCAAACCTGTTGAAGCTGCAATTGAACAGGTAGTTGCCCAATTAAAACATGAAATTATTAATATGCTCAGCCCATTTTTTCCAGCATTCTAA
- the hypE gene encoding hydrogenase expression/formation protein HypE, with translation MTKALISKKIRGPKLNFKEGTINLNHGSGGRVMAQLIDQLFLAAFDNEWLAQKNDQACFLVSSGRMVMATDAHVVSPLFFPGGDIGSLSVHGTINDIAMSGAKPLYLSASFILEEGFPLANLQKIVESMAHAARQANVAIITGDTKVVERGKGDGVFITTTGVGIVPEGIHISGNRAKPGDHVLVSGYIGDHGVAIMAHRNNLQFQTSIQSDTASLHDLVSRMIACVPDIHCLRDPTRGGLATTLNELALQSKVGFMIDESKIPIRTEVASACELLGLDALYVANEGKLIAICSPKDTDKLLAAMRSHALGLHAEVIGEVIEDTRHFVQLKTKLGGMRIVDWLAGEQLPRIC, from the coding sequence ATGACAAAAGCCTTGATAAGTAAAAAAATAAGAGGCCCGAAACTGAACTTTAAAGAGGGAACTATCAATTTAAATCACGGCAGCGGTGGGCGGGTTATGGCCCAATTAATTGATCAACTATTTTTGGCAGCTTTTGATAATGAGTGGCTTGCTCAAAAAAACGATCAAGCCTGTTTTTTAGTATCATCTGGTCGAATGGTCATGGCTACCGATGCCCATGTGGTTTCACCTTTGTTTTTTCCAGGCGGTGATATTGGGTCTTTGTCTGTCCATGGAACTATTAATGATATTGCTATGTCTGGGGCAAAACCATTGTATTTATCGGCCAGCTTTATTTTAGAAGAAGGATTCCCACTTGCAAATTTGCAAAAAATCGTAGAATCAATGGCCCATGCTGCAAGGCAGGCCAATGTGGCAATTATCACGGGGGATACCAAAGTAGTCGAGCGTGGTAAAGGTGATGGTGTCTTCATTACAACCACTGGCGTTGGGATAGTACCTGAAGGAATTCATATTTCAGGTAATAGAGCAAAGCCAGGCGATCACGTGCTTGTGAGTGGTTATATTGGTGATCATGGTGTTGCCATAATGGCTCATCGCAATAATTTGCAATTTCAAACAAGCATCCAGTCCGACACTGCTTCACTGCATGATTTGGTCTCCCGTATGATAGCTTGCGTACCTGATATTCATTGCTTGCGTGATCCCACTCGAGGGGGGCTTGCAACAACATTAAATGAACTGGCACTGCAATCAAAGGTTGGATTTATGATTGATGAAAGTAAAATTCCAATTCGTACTGAAGTCGCTAGTGCTTGCGAATTGCTAGGGCTCGATGCTTTATATGTTGCAAATGAAGGAAAATTAATTGCAATTTGCTCCCCAAAGGATACAGATAAATTGTTAGCCGCTATGCGCTCACATGCCCTGGGCTTACATGCAGAAGTCATTGGGGAAGTCATTGAAGATACGCGTCATTTTGTTCAGCTTAAAACAAAATTGGGCGGTATGAGGATTGTGGATTGGTTGGCAGGAGAGCAATTGCCAAGAATTTGTTAA
- a CDS encoding Ni/Fe hydrogenase subunit alpha, giving the protein MSKNISINVPILARVEGEGALELHIRNHKIKTLKLKIYEPPRLFEKFLEGRSYTDVLDFVARICGICPVAYQMSSAQAIEHCFGIQPTPWVRTMRRLFYCGEWLESHSMHIHFLALPDFLGFKSVLEMAKVYPDEVRCGMRLQALGNDLIKLLGGRSVHPVGACVGGFFKAPNRSEINRILDTAKERLKDCEQLISWLAGLSLPDNSHEFTSVSLYHPTEYPLNEGRLVSDHGLNINIEEFDTYFKESQVPYSNALHCLLQDKPYLVGPLARVNNCFGHLPTAIHLLLQHLKINFPSRNMFHSIIARAVEIYYSVLESIRILEQYETPNQSCQEITAHAGIGFGCTEAPRGILWQRYQFDDKGQVVSARIVPPTSQNQARIEEDLRISLGQFGIDKEEETLRSYCEMIIRNYDPCISCSTHFLKIKVNRDEE; this is encoded by the coding sequence ATGAGTAAAAACATCTCAATTAATGTTCCCATTTTAGCGCGGGTAGAGGGTGAAGGGGCTCTTGAGCTTCATATTCGTAATCACAAAATTAAAACACTAAAATTAAAAATTTACGAACCGCCAAGGCTTTTTGAAAAATTTTTGGAAGGCCGTAGTTACACCGATGTTTTAGATTTCGTGGCTCGTATCTGTGGCATTTGCCCCGTTGCCTATCAGATGAGCTCTGCCCAGGCTATCGAACATTGTTTTGGTATCCAACCGACTCCTTGGGTGCGAACCATGCGCCGTTTATTTTACTGCGGTGAATGGTTGGAAAGCCATAGCATGCATATTCATTTTTTAGCCTTGCCTGATTTTCTGGGATTTAAATCCGTACTGGAAATGGCAAAAGTGTATCCAGATGAAGTACGTTGTGGAATGCGTTTACAAGCATTGGGCAATGACTTAATTAAATTACTTGGCGGTCGTTCTGTTCATCCAGTAGGGGCTTGTGTTGGCGGCTTTTTTAAAGCACCGAATCGTTCTGAAATAAATAGAATCCTAGATACAGCGAAAGAAAGACTTAAGGATTGTGAGCAGTTAATTTCCTGGCTTGCCGGACTTTCATTGCCTGATAATTCCCATGAGTTTACTTCTGTTTCACTGTATCATCCGACAGAATATCCCCTCAACGAAGGCAGATTGGTATCGGATCATGGATTAAACATTAATATTGAGGAATTCGACACCTATTTTAAAGAAAGCCAGGTGCCTTATTCCAATGCTTTGCACTGTTTGTTACAGGACAAGCCTTATTTAGTGGGGCCGCTGGCTCGGGTCAATAATTGTTTCGGCCATCTGCCAACAGCAATACATCTTCTTTTACAACATTTAAAAATTAATTTTCCTTCCCGTAATATGTTTCACAGCATCATCGCTCGGGCTGTGGAAATTTATTACAGTGTTTTAGAATCCATTCGCATTTTAGAACAGTACGAAACTCCCAACCAATCTTGTCAAGAAATCACAGCGCATGCTGGAATAGGCTTTGGTTGTACAGAAGCGCCCAGAGGCATTTTATGGCAGCGATATCAATTTGATGACAAAGGCCAGGTTGTCTCAGCTCGCATCGTTCCACCTACTAGCCAAAATCAAGCCCGGATTGAAGAAGATTTACGTATATCTTTAGGCCAATTTGGCATAGATAAAGAGGAAGAGACTTTACGTTCCTACTGTGAAATGATTATACGTAATTATGATCCCTGTATTTCCTGTTCGACCCATTTTTTAAAAATAAAAGTAAATCGGGATGAGGAATGA